In Dendropsophus ebraccatus isolate aDenEbr1 chromosome 13, aDenEbr1.pat, whole genome shotgun sequence, the sequence taattactgatatgtcacctcacctggtaattactgttatgtcacctcacctggtaattactgttatgtcatcacctcacctggtaattactgttatgtcatcacctcacctggtaattactgttatgtcatcacctcacctggtaattactgttatgtcatcacctcacctggtaattactgatatctcacctcacctggtaattactgttatgtcacctcacctggtaattactgttatgtcacctcacctggtaattactgttatgtcatcacctcacctggtaattactgttatgtcacctcacctggtaattactgttatgtcatcacctcacctggtaattactgttatgtcatcacctcacctggtaattactgttatgtcatcacctcacctggtaattactgttatgtcatcacctcacctggtaattactgttatgtcatcacctcacctggtaattactgatatgtcatcacctcacctggtaattactgttatgtcatcacctcacctggtaattactgttatgtcatcacctcacctggtaattactgatatgtcatcacctcacctggtaattactgttatgtcatcacctcacctggtcattactgttatgtcacctcacctggtaattactgttatgtcacctcacctggtaattactgttatgtcatcacctcacctggtaattactgttatgtcacctcacctggtaattactgttatgtcacctcacctggtaattactgatatgtcacctcacctggtaattactgatatgtcatcacctcacctggtaattactgatatgtcatcacctcacctggtaattactgttatgtcacctcacctggtaattactgatatgtcatcacctcacctggtaattactgttatgtcacctcacctggtaattactgttatgtcatcacctcacctggtaattactgttatgtcatcaccctcacctggtaattactgtatgtcatcacctcacctggttaATTACTGTTATGGCATCACCTCACTGGTAATTACtgtatgtcatcacctcacctggtaattactgtttgtcacacctcacctggtaatttactgttatgtcacctcacTGGTAATTACtgtatgtcatcacctcacctggtaattactgttatcgTCACCTcactggtaattactgttatgtcatcacctcacctggtaatactgttatgtcatcacctcacctggtaattactgttatactcacctcacctggtaattactgttatgtcatcacctcacctggtaattactgttatgtcatcactcacctggtaattactgttatgtcatcaccttactctggtaattactgatatgtcatcacctcacctggtaattactgttatgtcatcacctcacctggaattactgttatgtcacacctcacctggtaattactgttatgtcatcacctcacctggtaattactgttatgtcaacctcacctggtaattactgttatgtcatcacctcacctggtaattactgttatgtcatcacctcacctggtaattactgttatgtcatcacctcacctggtaattacttttatgtcatcacctcacctggtaattactgttatgtcatcacctcacctggtaattactgttatgtcatcacctcacctggtaattactgatatgtcatcacctcacctggtaattactgatatgtcatcacctcacctggtaattactgttatgtcatcacctcacctggtaattactgttatgtcatcacctcacctggtattactgatatgtcatcacctcacctggtaattactgttatgtcatcaactcacctggtaattactgttatgtcacctcacctggtaattacttttatttcatcacctcacctggtaattactgttatgtcacctcacctggtaattactgttatgtcatcacctcacctggtaattactgttatgtcatcactcacctggtaattactgatatgtcatcacctcacctggtaattactgttatgtcatcacctcacctggtaattactgttatgtcacctcacctggtaattattttatgtcatcacctcacctggttattactgttatgtcacctcacctggtaattactgttatgtcatcacctcacctggtaattactgttatgtcacctcacctggtaattactgttatgtcatcacctcacctggtaattactgatatgtcatcacctcacctggtaattactgatatgtcacctcacctggtaattactgttatgtcatcacctcacctggtaattactgttatgtcatcacctcacctggtaattactgtaaTGTCACCTCACcgggtaattactgttatgtcatcacctcacctggtaattactgttatgtcatcacctcacctggtaattactgatatgtcatcacctcacctggtaattactgttatgtcatcacctcacctggtaattactgttatgtcatcacctcacctggtaattactgttatgtcattcacctcacctggtaattactgttatgtcacctcacctggtaattactgttatgtcatcacctcacctggtaattactgttatgtcatcacctcacctggtaattactgttatgtcacctcacctggtaattactgttatgtcatcacctcacctggtaattactgttatgtcacctcacctggtaattactgttatgtcatcacctcacctggtaattactgttatgtcacctcacctggtaattactgttatgtcatcacctcacctggtaattactgttatgtcacctcacctggtaattactgttatgtcacctcacctggtaattactgttatgtcatcacctcacctggtaattactgttatgtcatcacctcacctggtaattactgttatgtcatcacctcacctggtcattactgttatgtcacctcacctggtaattactgttatgtcacctcacctggtaattactgttatgtcatcacctcacctggtaattactgttatgtcacctcacctggtaattactgttatgtcacctcacctggtaattactgatatgtcacctcacctggtaattactgatatgtcatcacctcacctggtaattactgatatgtcatcacctcacctggtaattactgttatgtcatcacctcacctggtaattactgttatgtcacctcacctggtaattactgttatgtcacctcacctggtaattactgatatgtcacctcacctggtaattactgatatgtcatcacctcacctggtaattactgatatgtcatcacctcacctggtaattactgttatgtcatcacctcacctggtaattactgttatgtcatcacctcacctggtaattactgttatgtcatcacctcacctggtaattactgatatgtcacctcacctggtcattactgttatgtcatcacctcacctggtaattactgttatgtcatcacctcacctggtaattactgttatgtcatcacctcacctggtaattactgatatgtcacctcacctggtaattactgatatgtcatcacctcacctggtaattactgatatgtcatcacctcacctggtaattactgatatgtcatcacctcacctggtaattactgttatgtcacctcacctggtaattactgttatgtcatcacctcacctggtaattactgttatgtcatcacctcacctggtaattactgttatgtcatcacctcacctggataTTAAAGCGATGACATCATGATACTTCCTGTTTGCGCCTTGTCAGTACACGTCAGTGACGTCACATACTGGAGACACGCCTCTGGCTGTGAGGCGGCTAATGAGGGCATTGCCCGGAGTAAATATGGCGGACATCTCCCGCTCGCCGTCATCATGGTTACGCGTTCCGGAATGACGAAGAAACCGGAAGTGTCGCCTACTTCCTGCAAGAATAAAGATGGCTGCGGGTCACGTCTATGCGCATGCGTAAACTTTGATGGCTAGCTTGACCGGGAACCGGAGCCCGAGATTTGGCTGAGAAGCCCAGGTACCGGGAAAGGCAGGGAGGACGGGGAGGTCACGTGATCCGCTGTAGGCGGGGCTTATCAACGGCTCCGTATGGAACGCCCAACAATGCGGAAGAACTAGGGcaacagtgtatatactgtatccccctccctgtatatatactgtatccccccccccctgtatatatactgtatccccccctccccctgtatatatactgtatccccccctgtatatatactgtatcccccctccccctgtatatatactatatccccccctcccctgtatatatactgtatccccctccccctgtatatatactgtatccccctccccctgtatatatactgtatccccccccctgtatatatactgtatccccccctccccctgtatatatactgtatccccctcccctgtatatatactgtatccccctcccctgtatatatactgtatccccccctccccctgtatatatactgtatcccccctccccctgtatatatactgtatccccccctccccctgtatatatactgtatccccctccccctctgtatatattactgtaatccccccccctgtatatatactgtatccaccccctccccctgtatatatactgtatccccctcccctgtatatatactgtatccccctcccctgtatatatactgtatccccccctccccctgtatatatactgtatcccccctcccctgtatatatactgtatccccccccccctgtatatatactgtatccccccctccccctgtatatatactgtatcccctcccctgtatatatactgtatcccccctcccctgtatattatactgtatccccccctccccctgtatatatactgtatccccctcCCAATGTATATCTACtgtatcccccttcccctgtatatatactgtatccccccctcccccctgtatatatactgtatccccctccccctgtatatatactgtaatccccccctccccctgtatatatactgtatccccccctcccccttgtatatatactgtatccccctccctctgtatatatactgtatccccccctcccccttgtataatacttatccccctccccctgtatatatactgtatccccctcccctgtatatatactgtatcccccccctcccctgtatatatactgtatcccccctcccctgtatatatactgtatccccccctccccccctgtatatatactgtatcccccctccccctgtatatatactgtatccccctcccccctgatatatatactgtatccccctcccctgtatatatactgtatcccccctccccctgtatatatacgtatcccccctccccctgtatatatactgtatccccccctccccctgtatatatactgtatcccccctcccctgtatatatactgtatccccctccccctgtatatatactgtatcccccctcccctgtatatatactgtatccccccctccccctgtatatatactgtatcccccctcccctgtatatatactgtatccccccctccccctgtatatatactgtatcccccctccccctgtatatatactgtatccccctccccctgtatatatactgtatcccccctcccctgtatatatactgtatcccccctccccctgtatatatactgtatccccccctccccctgtatatatactgtatcccccctccccctgtatatatactgtatccccccctccccctgtatatatactgtatccccccctccccctgtatatatactgtatcccccctcccctgtatatatactgtatccccccctccccctgtatatatactgtatcccccctccccctgtatatatactgtatcccccctccccctttatatatattgtatcccccctcccctgtatatatactgtatcccccctcccctgtatatatactgtatccccctcccctgtatatatactgtatcccccccctccccctgtatatatactgtatcccccctccccctgtatatatactgtatcccccctccccctgtatatatactgtatcccccctccccctgtatatatactgtatccccccatcccccctgtatatatactgtatcccccctccccctgtatatatactatatcccccttccccctgtatatatactatatccccctccccctgtatatatactgtatcccccctccccctgtatatatactatatccccctcccctgtatatatactgtatccccctcccctgtatatatactgtatccccctcccctgtatatatactatatccccctcccctgtatatatactatatcccccctccccctgtatatatactatatccccctcccctgtatatatactgtatccccctcccctgtatatatactatatcccccctccccctgtatatatactatatcccccctccccctgtatatatactatatcccccctccccctgtatatatactatatccccctccccctgtatatatactatatccccctccccctgtatatatactatatccccctccccctgtatatatactgtatcccccctccccctgtatatatactatatccccctccccctgtatatatactgtatcccccctccccctgtatatatactatatccccctcccctgtatatatactgtatccccccctgtatatatactatatcccccctccccctgtatatatactatatcccccctccccctgtatatatactatatcccccctccccctgtatatatactatatccccctccccctgtatatatactatatcccccCCTGTCTCTGCCGCCCCCCTGtctctgccgcccccccccccgtttcccGCCCTCTGCCGTTTCcctctctataccgccctctGCCGTCTCcctctctataccgccctctGCCGTCCCcctctctataccgccctctGCCGTCCCcctctctataccgccctctGCCGTCCCcctctctataccgccctctGCCGTCCCCCCTCTCTATACCGCCTCTGCCGTCCCcctctctataccgccctctGCCGTCCCcctctctataccgccctctGCCGTCCCcctctctataccgccctctGCCGTCCCcctctctataccgccctctGCCGTCCCcctctctataccgccctctGCCGTCCCcctctctataccgccctctGCCGTCCCcctctctataccgccctctGCCGTCCCcctctctataccgccctctGCCGTCCCcctctctataccgccctctGCCGTCCCCCTCTCTGTACCGCCCTCTGCCGTCCCCCTCTCTGTACCGCCCTCTGCCGTCCCCCTCTCTGTACCGCCCTCTGCCGTCCCCCTCTCTGTACCGCCCTCTGCCGTCCCCCTCTCTGTACCGCCCTCTGCCGTCCCCCTCTCTGTACCGCCCTCTGCCGTCCCCCTCTCTGTACCGCCCTCTGCCGTCCCCCTCTCTGTACCGCCCTCTGCCGTCCCCCTCTCTGTACCGCCCTCTGCCGTCCCCCTCTCTGTACCGCCCTCTGCCGTCCCCCTCTCTGTACCGCCCTCTGCCGTCCCCCTCTCTGTACCGCCCTCTGCCGTCCCcctctctataccgccctctGCCGTCCCcctctctataccgccctctGCCGTCCCCCTCTCTATAACACTTTGTTATATCTTTCTCCGCAGCATACAGACATCTGATGAGTGCAGAGCTGAGAAATGAAAGGGTGAGTTATGTGTGGGAGGGGCTTTGTACGGCGAGGGATGGGTGGGAGGGGCTCTGTACGGCGAGGGATGGGTGGGAGGGGCTCTGTACGGTGTGGGAGGGGCCCTGTGCGGTGAGGGATGGGTGGGAGGGGCTGTACACTGAGGGTGGGCTGTTTACAGTGAGGTGGGCGAGGCTGTACACTGAGGGGGGGCTGTTTACAGTGAGGTGGGCGAGGCTGTACACTGAGGGGGGGCTGTTTACAGTGAGGTGGGCGAGGCTGTACACTGAGGGGGGGCTGTTTACAGTGAGGTGGGCGAGGCTGTACACTGAGGGTGGGCTGTTTACAGTGAGGTGGGCGGGGCTGTTTACAGTGAGGTGGGCGGGGCTTTACACTGAGGGTGGGCTGTTTACAGTGAGGTGGGCGGGGCTTTACACTGAGGGTGGGCTGTTTACGGTGaggtgggcggggcttagtctgTCTGGTGTTTCTCATGGTCTCCCCCATCTTGCAGGCAGCAGAAAGCGTCAGAGATTGAGGAGGGCACAGTCCGCGTTCAGGAAGGTGAGGTTGGGGTTCGGGGGAGACTGGTGGGCTGCCTTGTTTTCTCTTATTTGCCCCCTCTTCTTTCCACAAGGTGCAGTGGCCACAGGGGAGGACCCCACCAGCGTCGCCATAGCCAGCATTCAGTCAGCCGCCACCTTCTCCGACCCTGGAGTGAAGTATGTACTGCGTGCAGACAGCGGGGGCACACAGGTAGgtgatatatggggggaggggggatgctatataacatgggggagggggcagtgggtggggtcagGTTAAGCTCCTCCCAGCAGCAGTTCTCTTTGTCCCTGCAGGTCATGTACAGGGTCATCCAGGTGGCGGAGGGTCAGCTGGTTgggcagtgggtggggtcagGTTAAGCTCCTCCCAGCAGTTCTCTTGTCCCTGCAGGTCATGTACAGGGTCATCCAGGTGGCGGAGGGTCAGCTGGACGGGCAGACAGAGGGCACAGGCGCTATCAGCGGCTTCCCGGCAGCACAGTCTATGACTCaggtgagtgccgcccctctggCTGTGTCTCTGGATGTGTATGAGGGTGATACCACGATGGTAATGCCATGCTCCGCCCCCTGCAGGCCGTAATCCAAGGGGCGTTCACCAGTGAGGAGGCGGTGGAGAGCGATGCCGCCACCACAGAGACCCACTATACCTACTTCCCCACAGCTGCGGTGGCAGACACCAGTACGTCAGTGGGAGGGGGCGCCACCGCCACCACAGTGGTAACAACACAGAACAGTGACGCCCTCCTGGGCCAGGCAGCTACTGGTGCGGGTAAGAGCTGAGCAGTCGCCATCTTGtctctgctccggagcacccgCTGACCTCTGACCCTTCTCCTCACAGGACAGTTCTTTGTCATGATGTCTCCTCAAGACGTTCTGCAAGGGGGAGCCCAGCGATCCATCGCCCCCCGAACCCACCCGTACTCGCCGTGAGTATCCGCCATGTGCCGCCTGGCCCGCCATACATACAGGGTATAGATATAGGGGGTGCCGCCATACATACAGGGTATAGATATAGGGGGTGCACCACATGCCGCCATACATACAGGGTATAGATATAGGGGGTGCCGCCATACATACAGGGTATTGATATAGGGGTGACGTGTTCTCTCCTCCGCAGGAAATCGGACGGCCCCCGGACTACACGAGACGAGAAGAGGAGAGCGCAGCACAATGAAGGTCAGGCCCTGCAGTAATGCTCTGCCCTGCAGCTAGGGGGCGACATCTATTATACTGTAACCAGTCTTCTATGTCTCCACAGTGGAGCGCCGGCGCCGCGACAAGATCAACAACTGGATCGTTCAGCTCTCCAAGATCATCCCTGACTGCTCCATGGAGAGCACCAAGTCCGGCCAGGTGAGGAGCGCCCCGCCCACAGAGGTAGGGGGAGGAGAgtctggggagggaggggaggggaggagtatctggggagtgaggggaggggaggagtatctggggagtgaggggaggggaggagtatctggggagtgaggggaggggaggagaggagagtctggggagggaggggaggggaggggaggagaggagagtctggggagggaggggaggggaggagagtctggggagggaggggaggggaggagagtctggggagggaggggaggggaggagagtctggggagggaggggaggggaggagagtctggggagggaggggaggagagtcgagtctggggagggaggggaggggaggagagtcgagtctggggaggggaggggagtcgagtctggggaggggagggggagagtcgagtctgggggaggggaggggagagtcgagtctggggaggggaggggagagtcgagtctggggaggggaggggagagtcgagtctggggaggggaggggagagtcgagtctggggaggggaggggagagtcgagtctggggaggggaggggagagtcgagtctggggaggggaggggagagtcgagtctggggaggggaggggagagtcgagtctggggaggggaggggagagtcgagtctggggaggggaggggagagtcgagtctggggaggggaggggagagtcgagtctggggaggggaggggagagtcgagtctggggaggggaggggagagtcgagtctggggaggggaggggagagtcgagtctggggaggggaggggagagtcgagtctggggaggggaggggagagtcgagtctggggaggggaggggagagtcgagtctggggaggggaggggagagtcgagtctggggaggggaggggagagtcgagtctggggaggggaggggagagtcgagtctggggaggggaggggagagtcgagtctggggaggggaggggagagtcgagtctggggaggggaggggagagtcgagtctggggagggggaggggagagtcgagtctggggaggggaggggagagtcgAGTCTGGGGGGACATGCAGACTGCGGGGGACACGGGGGCATATACTGTTGGATTTCTTGCCCCCTGATGCCATCTTCTTGTGGTTCTTGCCCCCTGATGCTGCCATCTTGTGGTTTCGGCCAGAGTAAGGGGGGCATCCTCTCTAAGGCCTGCGACTACATCCAGGAGCTGCGGCAAGGTAACCTGCGCCTGTCTGAGGAGCTGCAAAATCTGGAGCAGCTGCAGATGGACAATGAGCTGTTAAGGCAGCAGGTGAGTGGTGGGTCTAGGGCAGAGGACGGACGACcatggtggggggggtggggggtctgcAGAGGACTAGCGTACATGCtgactgcggggggggggcagaggacggGTCGCCATGctgaggggtgggggtggggcagagGACGGGACGCCATGCTGACtgcggggggggagcagaggatggGCCGCCATGCtgggttgggagggggggggtagaggactggacgccatgctgggggggggggggagtgggcagagGACGGACGACCatgctggggggggtggggggtctgcAGAGGACTAGCGTACATGCtgactgcgggggggggggctgaggacgggctgccatgctgggggggggggggctgaggacgggctgccatgctggggggggggggcagaggacgggctgccatgctgggggggggggggcagaggacggGTCGCTATGctgaggggtgggggtgggggtggggaaggGGCAGAGGACGGGACGCCATGCTGACTGcgggggggagcagaggatggGCCGCCATGCtgggttgggagggggggggcagaggacggGACGCCATGCtgggttgggagggggggggcagaggacgggacgccatgctgggggggggggagtgggcagagGACGGGCCGCCATGCtgggttgggagggggggggcagaggacgggacgccatgctgggggggggggcagaggatgggacgccatgctggggggggggggggagtgggcagagGACGGGCCGCCATGCTGACTGCCTCTCCTGCTTCTCGCTCAGGTGGAGGATATTAAGAACAAGAACCTGATTCTTCGAGCTCAGCTACGACATCATGGGGTAGAAATCGTCATCAAGAACGACGGCCGCTGATCCCCATCCCAGCAGACCGAGCTTTCCCGGCCGGCAGCGGCTCTCCTGTCCTGCTGTATGATAGCGCTGTGTACATATGCTGGGAGGAGGCCCCGACCACCCGACCACCTGCTGCTGTAGAAATGTATATTTGTCCATTTTTTGTACTTGTCATTGTGCTGACCCCGCCCCCTCTGTGCGCCAATCGCACTTTCCCTCACTGTGTTTTTATTAGAATGAATTGTGCTGTACAGTCCCGGCCTCTGTCTTATTGTGGCGTCATCTACAGGTCCAACATATAGCCCGAGCCATAGCAGGTTACAGGTCatgtgtgaccgctcttactgcagagactccacagtgtgaccgctcttactgcagagactccacagtgtgaccgctcttactgcagagactccacagtgtgaccgctcttactgcaGAGACTCCACAGTGTGACCGGAGTTACCCAGCGTTGCtgccctggctgtatataatggacGCCTCCCTTGGGTCAGATAAGACAGCACTCTGTATATTAGGTTTTATTGTGCAGCATCTTTCCTGGGTTATTAGTGCGCGTTCACACCAGGTATCCGGAGTGCAGTGAGTAGCGGGGCGAGGGCAGGGCTGGACTAGTCTCCGCACTGCTCTCCTGGGAGGGGGTGTTGGACTCTTCCATAAGGGGGTGGGGGTTGATGGTGGACACATCCAGGTATAGGATATGAGGAGGCCCCCTGCTGGATGGAGTGCAGTCACTGCAGGGGCTGCTGGTCACATGACGCTTCCCGGAGGACGGATTCTCCACACTAGGAAGGAAAGATATGGGAGTTACATAGCCTGGTGGCGTCTGATAGGTGGGCTTCACATGACTCCTCCCCCCTATAGGGAACATAGGAAGTGCCTAGCTgtttatggggaggatgggagaaacGTCTATCCCTCCACCAAGACCCCCAGCTGGAGCGTAAGTGCTGCCCCGCCCATCATAT encodes:
- the USF1 gene encoding upstream stimulatory factor 1 isoform X2 codes for the protein MKGQQKASEIEEGTVRVQEVATGEDPTSVAIASIQSAATFSDPGVKYVLRADSGGTQVMYRVIQVAEGQLDGQTEGTGAISGFPAAQSMTQAVIQGAFTSEEAVESDAATTETHYTYFPTAAVADTSTSVGGGATATTVVTTQNSDALLGQAATGAGQFFVMMSPQDVLQGGAQRSIAPRTHPYSPKSDGPRTTRDEKRRAQHNEVERRRRDKINNWIVQLSKIIPDCSMESTKSGQVRSAPPTESKGGILSKACDYIQELRQGNLRLSEELQNLEQLQMDNELLRQQVEDIKNKNLILRAQLRHHGVEIVIKNDGR
- the USF1 gene encoding upstream stimulatory factor 1 isoform X5, producing MKGQQKASEIEEGTVRVQEGAVATGEDPTSVAIASIQSAATFSDPGVKYVLRADSGGTQVMYRVIQVAEGQLDGQTEGTGAISGFPAAQSMTQAVIQGAFTSEEAVESDAATTETHYTYFPTAAVADTSTSVGGGATATTVVTTQNSDALLGQAATGQFFVMMSPQDVLQGGAQRSIAPRTHPYSPKSDGPRTTRDEKRRAQHNEVERRRRDKINNWIVQLSKIIPDCSMESTKSGQSKGGILSKACDYIQELRQGNLRLSEELQNLEQLQMDNELLRQQVEDIKNKNLILRAQLRHHGVEIVIKNDGR
- the USF1 gene encoding upstream stimulatory factor 1 isoform X3 — translated: MKGQQKASEIEEGTVRVQEGAVATGEDPTSVAIASIQSAATFSDPGVKYVLRADSGGTQVMYRVIQVAEGQLDGQTEGTGAISGFPAAQSMTQAVIQGAFTSEEAVESDAATTETHYTYFPTAAVADTSTSVGGGATATTVVTTQNSDALLGQAATGQFFVMMSPQDVLQGGAQRSIAPRTHPYSPKSDGPRTTRDEKRRAQHNEVERRRRDKINNWIVQLSKIIPDCSMESTKSGQVRSAPPTESKGGILSKACDYIQELRQGNLRLSEELQNLEQLQMDNELLRQQVEDIKNKNLILRAQLRHHGVEIVIKNDGR
- the USF1 gene encoding upstream stimulatory factor 1 isoform X4 — translated: MKGQQKASEIEEGTVRVQEGAVATGEDPTSVAIASIQSAATFSDPGVKYVLRADSGGTQVMYRVIQVAEGQLDGQTEGTGAISGFPAAQSMTQAVIQGAFTSEEAVESDAATTETHYTYFPTAAVADTSTSVGGGATATTVVTTQNSDALLGQAATGAGQFFVMMSPQDVLQGGAQRSIAPRTHPYSPKSDGPRTTRDEKRRAQHNEVERRRRDKINNWIVQLSKIIPDCSMESTKSGQSKGGILSKACDYIQELRQGNLRLSEELQNLEQLQMDNELLRQQVEDIKNKNLILRAQLRHHGVEIVIKNDGR
- the USF1 gene encoding upstream stimulatory factor 1 isoform X1, with translation MKGQQKASEIEEGTVRVQEGAVATGEDPTSVAIASIQSAATFSDPGVKYVLRADSGGTQVMYRVIQVAEGQLDGQTEGTGAISGFPAAQSMTQAVIQGAFTSEEAVESDAATTETHYTYFPTAAVADTSTSVGGGATATTVVTTQNSDALLGQAATGAGQFFVMMSPQDVLQGGAQRSIAPRTHPYSPKSDGPRTTRDEKRRAQHNEVERRRRDKINNWIVQLSKIIPDCSMESTKSGQVRSAPPTESKGGILSKACDYIQELRQGNLRLSEELQNLEQLQMDNELLRQQVEDIKNKNLILRAQLRHHGVEIVIKNDGR